A stretch of the Aegilops tauschii subsp. strangulata cultivar AL8/78 chromosome 4, Aet v6.0, whole genome shotgun sequence genome encodes the following:
- the LOC109743649 gene encoding probable carboxylesterase 17 translates to MIRRRMGALHVGEPRVSFQQQVGKNGGGHGAVVEEIHGLIRVYKDGHVERLPAIPDVPCTWGSTAAASGVLARDVAVDRATGVWARLYAPAAAAGKVPVVVYFHGGGFSVGSAAWSCYHEFLAQLPARAGCAVMSVDYRLAPENRLPAAFDDGLTALRWLRQQASRNAAASDEVSWWRSRCRFDRVFLMGDSAGAAIAFHVAARAGQGQLGALAPLSVKGAILIQPFFGGEARTASEKSMPQPPGSALSLSTSDSYWRMALPAGAGRDHPWCNPLARGAPRLETLALPPVLVCISEADILRDRNLELCRALRKAGKSVEQATYGGVGHAFQVLHNCHLSQPRTQEMLAHIRAFVSARSS, encoded by the coding sequence ATGAtaaggaggaggatgggggcACTGCACGTCGGCGAGCCGCGGGTCAGCTTCCAGCAGCAGGTTGGCAAGAACGGCGGGGGCCACGGCGCCGTCGTGGAGGAGATACACGGACTCATCCGCGTGTACAAGGACGGGCACGTGGAGCGCCTCCCGGCGATCCCCGACGTCCCCTGCACGTGGGGCTCGACGGCCGCCGCGAGCGGCGTCCTCGCGCGCGACGTGGCGGTCGACCGCGCCACGGGGGTGTGGGCGCGCCTGTACGCGCCGGCCGCCGCGGCGGGGAAGGTCCCCGTGGTGGTGTACTTCCACGGCGGCGGGTTCAGCGTCGGCTCCGCCGCGTGGAGCTGCTACCACGAGTTCCTCGCCCAGCTCCCCGCGCGGGCGGGCTGCGCCGTGATGTCCGTCGACTACCGCCTGGCGCCGGAGAACCGCCTGCCCGCCGCGTTCGACGACGGGCTCACGGCGCTGCGGTGGCTGCGGCAGCAAGCGAGCAGAAACGCGGCCGCCTCCGACGAGGTCTCGTGGTGGCGCAGCCGGTGCAGGTTCGACCGCGTGTTCCTCATGGGCGACAGCGCGGGCGCCGCCATCGCGTTCCACGTCGCGGCGCGGGCCGGGCAGGGCCAGCTGGGCGCGCTGGCGCCGCTCTCGGTCAAGGGAGCCATACTGATCCAGCCCTTCTTCGGCGGGGAGGCCCGCACGGCGTCGGAGAAGAGCATGCCGCAGCCGCCGGGGTCGGCGCTGAGCCTGTCGACCTCGGACAGCTACTGGCGCATGGCGCTCCCGGCCGGCGCCGGGCGCGACCACCCCTGGTGCAACCCGCTGGCCCGCGGCGCCCCCCGGCTGGAGACGCTGGCGCTGCCGCCCGTGCTGGTGTGCATCTCGGAGGCGGACATCCTGCGCGACCGGAACCTGGAGCTGTGCAGGGCGCTGCGGAAGGCCGGCAAGAGCGTGGAGCAGGCGACGTACGGCGGCGTGGGGCACGCCTTCCAGGTGCTCCACAACTGCCACCTGTCCCAGCCGCGCACGCAGGAGATGCTCGCGCACATCCGGGCCTTCGTCAGCGCCAGGTCCAGCTGA
- the LOC109743650 gene encoding solute carrier family 40 member 3, chloroplastic — protein sequence MPASISVPTILSPSSSSSSTSRRKPAVAAFAWSPGCRVTPPRSLRPNSRFAGSCHTGASSGTSLAEYSGEGASAVQYQDGGPPFVNLSSSNIPRTELTLLKDESAPSCLLTAVPAPQKGNGAEESTPAYPAAMKALYGACLAGNATEHLWNFTWPAAVATLHQSLLPVALLGFFTKLVVFVTGPLVGNLVSSLPLIPTYRSLTVIQSAAHLVSAAVITHAFTFPRASTAAELLLRPWFAVLVASTAVDSLSRVSLGIIAERDFVVQLAGEGRRIALAQANATLSRVDLICETAGASVFAFLLSKNDPLTCIKLSCLISLSALPVHIFLGGAMNRLADGVFNHSEHRSLHAPSTFDVRRIVVDAVATIRRGWREYISQPVLPASLAYVLVCFNVALAPGALMTTFLIHHGASPLVLGAFGGSSALMGILATFMTPSLVKELGILKAGAAGLLGQSALLGAAVLVYLTGSISRQAALFAFLGLIVVSRLGHMAYSVIGLQVVQTGSPMGKAKLIGATEIAVASLAELGMMAVVVAAKDVSRFGAVAVLSAAAVAAAAWLYCAWLANSAQHMKTLFPS from the exons ATGCCTGCCTCCATCTCCGTGCCCACGATTCTCTCGCcttcctcatcctcctcctccactTCGCGCCGCAAACCGGCAGTAGCAGCCTTCGCTTGGAGCCCGGGCTGCCGAGTCACGCCGCCGCGGAG TTTGAGGCCAAATAGCCGATTCGCCGGAAGCTGCCACACCGGTGCGAGCTCCGGTACCAGCCTGGCAGAGTACAGCGGCGAGGGTGCCTCCGCCGTACAATACCAAGATGGCGGCCCTCCCTTCGTGAATCTGTCCTCGTCCAATATCCCACGAACCGAGCTGACCTTACTCAAGGATGAGTCCGCGCCATCCTGTCTCCTCACCGCTGTGCCG GCTCCGCAGAAAGGAAACGGCGCAGAGGAATCAACCCCTGCTTACCCAGCCGCCATGAAAG CTCTGTACGGGGCCTGCCTCGCCGGGAACGCGACGGAGCACCTCTGGAATTTCACCTGGCCTGCCGCAGTCGCCACGCTGCATCAGAGCCTCCTTCCGGTCGCGCTTCTTGGATTCTTCACGAAG CTGGTGGTGTTCGTCACAGGTCCATTGGTCGGGAACCTCGTGAGCTCGCTCCCTCTGATTCCCACGTATCGCTCTCTGACTGTAATTCAG AGCGCAGCACATTTGGTGTCCGCGGCAGTGATCACGCATGCCTTCACCTTCCCAAGGGCATCCACCGCGGCGGAGCTTCTCCTGCGGCCGTGGTTCGCCGTGCTGGTGGCGTCCACGGCCGTCGACAGTCTCTCCCGTGTGTCTCTTGGCATCATCGCCGAGCGTGATTTCGTCGTGCAG CTCGCAGGGGAAGGCAGGCGGATCGCGCTCGCGCAGGCGAATGCTACGCTCAGCAGAGTCGATCTGATCTGCGAG ACGGCGGGCGCGTCAGTCTTTGCATTCCTGCTCTCTAAGAACGACCCGCTGACCTGCATCAAGCTCTCCTGCCTCATATCGCTCTCTGCTCTGCCTGTTCAT ATTTTCCTGGGAGGCGCGATGAACCGACTCGCCGACGGCGTCTTCAATCACTCTGAACATAGAAGCCTACATGCTCCTTCTACTTTTGACGTCCGGAGGATAG TGGTTgatgccgtggccaccatcagaCGCGGGTGGCGCGAGTACATCAGCCAGCCGGTCCTCCCGGCGAGCCTCGCCTACGTGCTCGTCTGCTTCAACGTCGCCCTCGCCCCCGGCGCTCTGATGACCACGTTCCTGATCCATCACG GCGCGAGCCCGTTGGTCCTCGGCGCGTTCGGCGGCTCGTCGGCGCTGATGGGGATCCTCGCCACGTTCATGACGCCGAGCCTTGTCAAGGAGCTCGGCATCCTCAAGGCGGGAGCGGCTGGGTTGCTCGGTCAGAGCGCGCTCCTCGGGGCGGCCGTCCTGGTCTACCTCACCGGATCCATCTCACGGCAAGCCGCCCTCTTCGCATTCCTCGGTCTGATC GTGGTGTCGAGGCTGGGGCACATGGCGTACAGCGTGATCGGGCTGCAGGTGGTGCAGACCGGGAGCCCAATGGGGAAGGCGAAGCTGATCGGCGCCACCGAGATCGCCGTCGCCAGCCTCGCAGAGCTCGGGATGATGGCGGTGGTGGTGGCCGCCAAGGACGTCTCGCGTTTTGGTGCCGTCGCCGTGCTCTCGGCGGCCGCTGTCGCCGCGGCCGCCTGGCTTTACTGTGCCTGGTTGGCAAACTCCGCTCAGCACATGAAAACGCTCTTTCCATCGTGA
- the LOC109743644 gene encoding uncharacterized protein: MGYLQEARENHVKKKVEEALRSKMKQKALKECDVLCSKYAECARGRTFSVVWTCRKQAKELNNCLHQFTNDAILEDMKKAYMDEQESKEKNK, from the exons ATGGGGTACCTGCAGGAGGCCAGGGAGAATCACGTCAAGAAGAAGGTCGAGGAAG CTTTGCGCAGCAAAATGAAACAAAAGGCCCTCAAGGAATGTGATGTGCTGTGTTCAAAATATGCCGAATGTGCTCGAGGAAGAACTTTCTCTGTGGTTTGGACATGCCGCAAGCAAGCCAAAGAGTTGAATAACTGTCTTCATCAATT CACCAATGACGCAATACTGGAAGATATGAAGAAGGCTTACATGGATGAGCAAGAGAGCAAGGAGAAGAACAAATAA